One Malania oleifera isolate guangnan ecotype guangnan chromosome 9, ASM2987363v1, whole genome shotgun sequence DNA segment encodes these proteins:
- the LOC131164620 gene encoding probable trehalose-phosphate phosphatase F, translating to MDMKSNHASPVLTDPAPINKSMRGIHSSLLPYSHSGASLSSAMHITIPRKKPGKLDDVWSNGWLDAMKSSSPPHKKLIKDFNLEVASDDAEIAYFSWMLKYPSALNSFEQIANFAKNKKIAMFLDYDGTLSPIVDDPDRAFMSNAMRSAVRNVAKYFPTAIISGRSRDKVYELVGLTELYYAGSHGMDIMGPIKHVVSNDHPKSIKSTDQQDKTVNLFQPASEFLPMIDEVFRTLVENTRGISGAKVENHKFCASVHYRNADEKSWPMIAQCVHDILKDYPRLRLTHGRKVLEIRPAIDWNKGKAVEFLLESLGLSQSDDVLPIFIGDDRTDEDAFKVLRGGNHRGYGILVSSVPKETKAFYSLRDPSEVMEFMKSLVRWKKLCAL from the exons ATGGACATGAAGTCAAACCACGCTTCTCCTGTTCTCACTGATCCTGCACCAATAAACAAGTCAATGCGAGGAATCCATTCTAGTCTGTTGCCATACTCACATTCAGGTGCATCTTTGTCCTCTGCGATGCATATAACAATTCCGAGAAAAAAGCCTGGTAAGCTTGATGATGTCTGGTCCAATGGTTGGTTGGATGCCATGAAATCCTCTTCGCCTCCTCACaagaagttaattaaagatttcaATCTTGAGGTTGCTTCAGATGATGCTGAGATTGCCTATTTTTCCTGGATG CTTAAGTATCCATCAGCGCTCAACTCTTTTGAGCAAATTGCAAACTTTGCGAAGAACAAGAAAATAGCAATGTTTTTGGATTATGATGGGACTCTTTCGCCGATTGTTGATGACCCTGACCGTGCTTTTATGTCAAATGct ATGCGATCTGCTGTGAGAAATGTTGCGAAGTATTTCCCCACAGCAATTATCAGTGGAAGAAGCCGTGATAAG GTTTATGAGTTGGTAGGTCTAACTGAACTCTATTATGCTGGTAGTCATGGGATGGACATTATGGGCCCCATCAAGCATGTAGTGTCCAATGACCATCCAAAGAGTATTAAATCTACTGACCAGCAG GACAAGACGGTAAATCTTTTCCAGCCTGCTAGTGAATTTTTGCCTATGATTGATGAG GTTTTTAGAACCCTTGTCGAGAATACTAGGGGAATTTCAGGTGCAAAAGTTGAGAATCACAAGTTTTGTGCCTCTGTACATTATCGTAATGCAGATGAGAAG AGTTGGCCAATGATTGCACAATGCGTGCATGATATTCTAAAAGATTACCCTCGTCTGCGTTTAACTCATGGGCGGAAG GTTTTAGAGATCCGTCCCGCAATTGACTGGAATAAGGGGAAAGCAGTCGAATTCCTGCTTGAATCACTTG GACTAAGTCAAAGTGATGATGTGCTCCCGATCTTTATTGGAGACGACAGGACAGATGAAGATGCATTCAAG GTTTTACGGGGTGGAAATCATCGGGGTTATGGAATTCTCGTATCATCGGTCCCGAAAGAAACTAAAGCATTCTACTCTCTCAGAGATCCATCAGAG GTGATGGAATTTATGAAATCCCTGGTGAGGTGGAAGAAGCTTTGTGCATTATGA